In Pyricularia oryzae 70-15 chromosome 2, whole genome shotgun sequence, one genomic interval encodes:
- a CDS encoding dolichyl-phosphate mannosyltransferase polypeptide 2 — protein sequence MLDKLVGLAMLVAASFVFLYYTIWALLMPFVDSDHPLQNLFPPREWAIRIPVILVLLGSAVVGSFLSVVMIRSNRKKAAKAKAAASKKKT from the exons ATG CTCGACAAACTCGTCGGTCTCGCCATGCTCGTGGCTGCCTCCTTCGTCTTCCTCTACTACACGATCTGGGCGCTCCTCATG CCCTTTGTCGACTCGGACCACCCTCTACAGAACCTGTTCCCGCCCCGCGAATGGGCGATTCGCATCCCGGTCATCCTCGTTCTCCTCGGCTCCGCCGTCGTCGGCTCCTTCCTCAGTGTGGTCATGATCAGGAGCAACAGGAAGAAGGCTGCAAAGGCCAAGGCCGCCGCGTCCAAGAAGAAGACCTAG